The genomic stretch TGTGTGTTTTAAGGACctcggtttgaaaactgttattttgacttgggtagttgcatacctcgcctttggcttggatatgcaaactctacccttgtcaaaataacagttttcaaaccttggTGTTTTaacacacacttgtgagttccgcttgtatcacaaattgatccctcataTAATGAATTACCTCCGCAGCACCCAATGCAACATACTATTTTATCAATATACAACCGATTAGGCCGCAAATTTTTCGCATCAGTTACCGATTAAGTCTAACCGTGTCAGCCCcgtgctggaaacctctccTACTCCAAAAAAGGGTTTCAGAATGCGTTAGAAAATGGActatttccatacatttacAATACAAAAGTAGTATGATCTAGACTGTAGCGATAATATTCCACGTTATTGTTACTTCCTTTACTAGATTTCACAGATATTTGTTTAAGATCTACGATTCAGCAACAATATACGTTAGTTACTGCGATGATGCTATTTATGAGTACATTGTTTCTTCTTACGGGAGCTAATGGTATGAAAACCCCAATAATTTTAGAGCTTTATTGTTcatattttcaactttagGTAACGAAGTGGTTCCGCGAGACAAGGAAATTATTCATAGAATTGAATGTCCTGACAAGGGAATGATGAGCGGGATAAATTATTGGGGAATGGTTAGTCTTGGGCAAGTAGAGTTTATATGCAATTCCTCTAAAGGTCAGATTACAATTGGACCGTACGGTGTTGGTGATGAAAGTAATAGTAATGGAATTTCCGGCTCTCTGCTTTGTCCAGAACAACATTGTATTAGTTCCTTTTATGGTAGTATAACTACAAATCTAAATCGTCTTGGAATTCGATGCAGACATGAAGATGATATAGATAGCGCGGGAACTGTGCTTGGAGAATTCGGACTGGACATTGGAACTAATTTCGACTATCTGTCACAGTCACTTGGTGCCAGGCTAATGTCTGTAATTGTTCAAACAAGGAATATGACAATAAGTGTATTTAAAAGTGTATACAGCAATAAGACAACGcttttcaaatcaaatggTACGTAACTACTTACCtaatgtttaattttcatttttattaagttTAAGGGTACAATCATGATAAGGAGCCAATTTAGAGCTTGCACATGTTTTCTCTGAGCGAATAAAATTGTCGAATGAAGATGAATGACCGCAGTTCCTACTCCGTATTCAGTGTTTCTTGAAATGACCATTCATCTTACAGAAATGACAAGTGTCGCTGCCATGGCATTTCCAATATCTGACCCTTCGCATTGCCCTTTAATTTTACGTTCGTACGCATCTAATACTATTTGTTGTACGAAAGTCCGTACGGGCTTCTAATGCAGTAGTCAAGAGTGTCGTACAGTTTCATGTAGCAAAGCTCAATGACATCGCTACATTCTATCACTCACatagttcattttcatttaggtCCCGTAACTTTTGAAACCATTCGCTCAACTGATTCATCTGTTTCTTCACATCTTCATTTTGTACGAACTTCGAGTTGCAAATAGTCCGAACTAAGTGCACTTCTTACTTCTTATGATATTTCTTCAATGATTTCCAGGAACCCAGTGACAATTTTCGTAATACCCTCTGCAGACCATCTGCATGGCCATTTCCGTTGAATCTTTTCAGTAAATAATGAATTCATTTATTCACAATGAACGTTTACCGAGCGAGTTCCGCCAAACGAGTGATTGTAGGTCGAAGAAATAGTTTTCTGAAGAATAGatatacaatcgctaaaacaACCAgctattttgcaccagctggtcacatacaactacaaatgggaccagctggtacaaaataacgtatgcacaccagttcgttttagcgattgtagacaaaaaattacacCTCACCCTTTCCCTCCACATCCCTTCAAAGTTTGTACAGAGGTATCTTCGTCGAAATATTGACAGGTCTGTGTGAAACGGAGAGATTCGTGTGATAGTACATTTAAAGGTaaaggttcaaagtttttttttaacgtagttacattttccgaattttccataTCGCTTAAGAATTTTCCGATCTttcttaaaattaatattttaaatttacagccttcgacatttcaaatgtctcactgtcaaatttttctgagaatttcattgtgtcattgcgaattcacaatgacattctttgaaaaaagtgacagtgagacatttgaaatgttaaagcctgtaaggttaaagttaaataatttcttaaatatgttccgaagtaataaaaaaatgggaatATTTTGCTGAAGaccgattttttgttttttttttctttgattttcttgtttagATTGCTTTGAAATTGTAAGAAATACATAGAAACGCAAAATTTACGCCTTTAAgcattattaaaatttcatttttgtacaattttcgatttttcgaattcagtgaaatttaaacCACCCTATGCGAACAAATTGTAGGAAATTCAGTAATATCTCATCACGTTCCTTTCTTTGGTCTTAGGTAAAATTCCGAATAGAGACTTTAGATTCTTCTTCAAGTTTCCTCAGATAGTAAAAAGAGAACAAATAAAACTACATATTATAGGATAGAGgtgtataatatatattatcacataagcgaaaacgagacaacaacatatacctgaagtgtaatttttgaattattcttctagttaagtaattttgacatccgaacccCGAGCGTATGTGATAAAGTAACTTAAATGTATTTCGCGACATTATAGATTTCGACAATCAACCTACTTCAATACATGGAGTCTTTGACTACAAGTGTACAAAGACAGATTATGTCGAATGTCCGGATGAAGGTGCCATAACTGCAATAAACTACACATACTCTATACTCGAAGAAGGAGATCGTTTGAATTCAATTACGTTTATATGTAGCTCGTCACACGGGTTGACGAATTACGGACCGTACGGAACAACCGGTGACTTTTCTGTTGAAGCGAAATGTGAAGACAATCACCATATCAGTTACATAAGAGGTAGAGCTGGtgaatttattaataaaattgatatcGTCTGTATTAAATCTGGCGAGGCCTTACCAACAGGCAAAGTAGATATGTCAACTACAGTTGGCAACAAAAATTGTGAACCACCGTTTCGTACCGTTGTAgatcaacatttttctaacgattcaattaaaacaataacTGCTAATGATTTTGATGACGAATGTTACGCAACGAATGGGAAAAGAccattaaaaatgaaagtttgtACTAAAACACACGTGAACGcaatacaaataatttatgaTGCAGTACCAGTAGCATTCAATTGCAAACCAAATCACATTGAACTGAAGGACTCTGTGAGTCCAAGAAATGTCGGCTTCGATGTGTTAGGCTATGTAGTTGGGTCGACATGTTCCTCTTTAgaacaaaaactttgtttatCCGTTGAAGATAGTAATATTCGCTCTGACTCAGCAAGCACCTTTATTTCAAACTCGCACACAAACGACCATGTGCTCGAAATAGGCCCCACTGGTGGAAAATGGAAAGGAGTTGGTGTTGAAGCTTCCGCACATGGAGTAATCAATTTCGGATATTACAACAATTCGATGCTTACCAAAACTAACACAAGATCATctgaaattgacaaaatacatAGTACAACAATTAAGTATCAAGGACCAAGTGCTTGTGTCTTAGTAGGATTTAGGTCGAGATATGAAGTCGATGACCGTAGCGCTAAGATATTGTATCGAAACATCTGTGAACGTGGTTCTGTCCCTCCAACTGAAGAGATCTTACCCATCTACAGTACTTTTTATGGAAATGTGCACTTCCGggattttcatttcagttttgCTAACAAGAAATGTACTACTAATTTAAGACTATGTATTTCGAGAATCAAATTAGATAGTTCTGTTTTTCATCAAAAGAGACTCAGAGAAAAGCTCACAACTGAAGTCAATAGATGTTTCTCactaaattaaaatatatttttgatgtaaaattaaaatataacaaatattcaaaataattactgactcgttttattttgaaactACATTTAATAACTCGAATAGAGATGTGGGATAGGGGACTTTACTTTGATTCTTAAGTTGAAGAAAGTTGGTATTTACGGAAAATCATActatttttaacaataaaatcacaaaataacaaattagTCTAGCTCAGTATAACTGTTGTGGTTTTTTAGAGACAGAATCCTGGTCGCACTTATTAGTTACTGTTTTTAGATTTGTATCTTAAATCTACAAACAGTAATTTTCCCATAATTTCTTGCTGTTCACACTTCTATTGAGATTGACTTTCTATCTACCCGACAGTAGTTATCAGATTTACTGACCTGTTGGCCTAAAATCTGTTTTTACGTACTGCACCACAAGGGAGAGCCTAAAGTAAGGATTTTCGACTGGGATGCACGTTTCGCTAAAAGGCGAATTTTCTAAACGGAAAAGGCGCATACATTTAACGGAAATGAAgtatatgtttaaaaaaagaatattttcccATACACCGAGGTTTCGGTTCTGAAATAACAAAGTCACAATTCTTAACTTCAGAGTGTATACCTTCCATTTACCATAGCACCACGACTTTAATGCCCTGTAAACGTCGGTCGAGCGACTTGAATTCgtgaaatttgcgtcacagtCATAAAACACTGACAATAACACTAAGAAAAGTGAAGCTAGAGACAGGGACTAACATAAGGAATCTTATGGAGGTTGGAAGTctaaaaaattatcatttgtttaagatcagaaaagaaaagaactgCGAGCGGAGAGAGTGAAAATTTTGCACCATTATTAAATTTCggtaatgaaaataatgaagaatAATAGATGGTGGTATGGTATCGTATGGATCATGGTGTTATAAAGCTAATggaaacaacaattttacgaaatgaagtgTCAGTCTGATACTCAGAATTTCGTGTACTACTGTAAGAATGTATAGtaggttttcaaaaatttacgacAAATGTAGAATATATTTAAACTTATTTCTACACGGTAACAT from Bradysia coprophila strain Holo2 chromosome X unlocalized genomic scaffold, BU_Bcop_v1 contig_562, whole genome shotgun sequence encodes the following:
- the LOC119070179 gene encoding uncharacterized protein LOC119070179; amino-acid sequence: MMLLPLLDFTDICLRSTIQQQYTLVTAMMLFMSTLFLLTGANGNEVVPRDKEIIHRIECPDKGMMSGINYWGMVSLGQVEFICNSSKGQITIGPYGVGDESNSNGISGSLLCPEQHCISSFYGSITTNLNRLGIRCRHEDDIDSAGTVLGEFGLDIGTNFDYLSQSLGARLMSVIVQTRNMTISVFKSVYSNKTTLFKSNDFDNQPTSIHGVFDYKCTKTDYVECPDEGAITAINYTYSILEEGDRLNSITFICSSSHGLTNYGPYGTTGDFSVEAKCEDNHHISYIRGRAGEFINKIDIVCIKSGEALPTGKVDMSTTVGNKNCEPPFRTVVDQHFSNDSIKTITANDFDDECYATNGKRPLKMKVCTKTHVNAIQIIYDAVPVAFNCKPNHIELKDSVSPRNVGFDVLGYVVGSTCSSLEQKLCLSVEDSNIRSDSASTFISNSHTNDHVLEIGPTGGKWKGVGVEASAHGVINFGYYNNSMLTKTNTRSSEIDKIHSTTIKYQGPSACVLVGFRSRYEVDDRSAKILYRNICERGSVPPTEEILPIYSTFYGNVHFRDFHFSFANKKCTTNLRLCISRIKLDSSVFHQKRLREKLTTEVNRCFSLN